In a single window of the Nilaparvata lugens isolate BPH chromosome 1, ASM1435652v1, whole genome shotgun sequence genome:
- the LOC120349485 gene encoding uncharacterized protein LOC120349485, protein MAFEIPAQLYYKIQSDFVLGNQWEPTGVSEYRGYFGLEGGCTNVKGGVDKRKGVESDKGKGVESYKREGVVSDKREGVESDKGKGVESDKGKGVESDKGKGVESYKREGVVSDKREGVESDKIEVVKSDNYNGSI, encoded by the coding sequence ATGGCCTTTGAAATACCAGCTCAGCTCTATTACAAGATTCAAAGTGACTTcgttctgggaaaccaatgggaaCCAACAGGAGTCTCGGAATATCGGGGCTATTTCGGACTAGAAGGGGGTTGTACGAATGTTAAAGGTGGCGTGGATAAGAGAAAGGGTGTGGAGTCGGATAAGGGAAAGGGTGTGGAGTCGTATAAGAGAGAGGGTGTGGTGTCTGATAAGAGAGAGGGTGTGGAGTCGGATAAGGGAAAGGGTGTGGAGTCGGATAAGGGAAAGGGTGTGGAGTCGGATAAGGGAAAGGGTGTGGAGTCGTATAAGAGAGAGGGTGTGGTGTCTGATAAGAGAGAGGGTGTGGAGTCGGATAAGATAGAAGTTGTGAAGTCGGataattataatggcagtatttga